The nucleotide window CGAGGTCGAGATGAACCGCCAGAACGTTTCCTGCAACCGGTTTCGCCGCCTTGGCGGAGAGCAGACGGATCAGGGCGTCCCTCTCTCCGTCGCGCTCGCATCGGTAGATCATCTTCGCGGGAAGATTCCCGGTTCGATCGCACCGGTCCAGAAGGGCGAGGACGACGGTGCGCAGATCCAGGTCACGGGACATCCGGTCCCGCAGGTCGGTCGTCCTTCGAGAGCTCACGGCTTTGGGGGAAAGCCGATGACGAGATCCTCCGGCCGCACATCCGGTTGCTTTTCGAAGAGGCTTGCCTGGACTTCCGGGCGCTGCCAGTGGAAGTCGCTCACGAAGACGTCCTGCTCCGGCGTCTTCTCGATGAACAGGGTGCTCGACGCCTGCAGGGCCGGCGTGACGCCGTCGAGCTCGGGCGTCGCGACGATGAAGTCGACGCCCGCCCGGTCGGCGAACTGGAGGAGCACCTCGCGCCGCCCCGCGTCGATCCCGAGAAAGGCCTCGTCCAGAAGAAGCAGCCGCAGGCGGGCCCCCGTCCTGTTGAAAAGAAGCGACGCTACGGCGATGACGAGGAGATAGGTGGGAACCGCCTGCTCGCCGCCGGATCCGAACCGGAGACGCTGCCGTGGAAGCTCGGACGCCTCCCCATCCCGCCGGCTCGACACGAGGAGGACGTACTCGAACCAGCGCCGGTAATCGAGGACTTCGGGGACGTCTCCCTCGCGGCTGCGCTTGAATTCGTCGAGCCTCGCCTGGAAGAAATCGCGCAGTTCCTCCCGTACCGCCGGCTGGAGGATCGACTCCTCCTGGAGCAGTTCCAGAAGCCGACGATACTCGGTCCGTTTTTTTAGGGAGAACTGGAACCGGCTCTGGCCGAAGGAAAGGTCCGCCGCAAGGCGGTTGATCCCCCGGATCGTTTCCTCGAGGTCGCGGACCTGCCCCTGGAGCCGCCGGACGAGCCCCGCCATCACGACCCGCTCCAGAAGGTCCCGCGTCTTATCGTCCAGGGCCGTCTGAAGCGACCGGACTTCCTCTTCCCGGACCCCGTACGCTTCCTCGACGGGCCGCCCCGAAGGATCCCGGACCTCGCGATGCTCCTCGTCGAGGCGGAAACCGTACCGATGGTAGATCCGCTCGTTGCGGATCCCGTCGGAAGACTGGATCACCGAGAACGCCTTCGTGCGGGCGTTGTGCGCGGACAGGACGAGGTCCTTGATGTTCGCAGGCTGGATCTGGCTCCCCCGCATGAGGCGGAAGACGTAATCGTCCACATCGGCCCGATGAGCCGGCTCGATCAGGTTCCGGAGCGCCTCCTTTCGCCGCTCGGCCTCGCTCTCCGCCGCCTCCCGCCTCGATCGGACGCCGGCGAGACGCTTCTCTTTCTCCTCCACGGCCGCCCGGCGCCGCTCAAGACCTTTGAGCGCCTCCTCCTTCTCCAGGCGGGCCGAATCCAGCTCCTTCTCCAGTTCCGCGGCACGCTGCCGCAGCTGCGCGAGCCCTTGCGCCGCCACCGCCGCCGAAAGGTCCGCCTGCCGGTCCCGGCACATGCCCACGCGCGCTTCCGCCGCCTCCGCGGCCACCGTCGCCGAGGTCAATGACGCCTCCACGGCGGCGACGGATTTTGCGGCGGCGTCGGCATGGTCTTTCCGCGCGAGGAGGAGTTCCGGGGTCGCCGCATCCAGTGCCTCCCCCGCGGCGCGGCACGCCGACACCGCGCTCCGCCGGTCGGCGGCCTCCTTTTCGGCGATACCGGCTTCGCGCCGAAGCTCCACCGCTTCCCGTCGAAGACGCGATTCCTCGGCAAGGGCCGCGGTCTTGCGGGCTTCTTCGCCGAAAAACCGCGGTGGCCCCGGATCGATGCGAGATTCGGCGCCTTCGTCGTACATTCGACCGTCGGTCCATAAGACACGCCCGTGCCCGTCGCGCCCCTTTTCCGGCGGCAGTACTCTCACATCTCCGGCGATGCGCGCCAGGTAGGACAGCGCGAGGAAACCCGGCTCTTCGTCGCCGACGGTCGCGAGGAACGCGGGCAACGTACCCGGCGCGGCGGGGTCCCGTCGTTTCCGAAGATCCTCCGCATCGAGAATCTCGACGCCATGTCCGTGCGCGAGAACGGCCGCCCTTGCCGCGGCGTGGCATGACGCGGGCGCCACCACGGCCGCGAGGACGCGCGGCCCAAGGAAACATTCGAGGACGCTGCCGGCGGACTCCGGAAGCTCCGGAGACAATTCGAGGAGACGATAAAAGGGGACCGCACCTACCGCCTGTCCCTGCAAAACGGCGAGCAACTCCTCGTAGCGCGGTATGTCGGGAAGCACCTCGGCCCTCTCCCGTACGGCATCGGCCTCGAGTTCCTTCCCGCGGGCCTCGTCGTACAAGCGCCGGAACTCCCCTTCCGCGCGGGCTTCCATCCGACCGGCCGCGAGTGCAGCCCCGGAAAGGGCGGCGCGCAAGGTTTGAAACGGTTTCCGGATCACGGCGGAATCGAACGGGACGCCGGCCTCGATCGCCAACGCGGCATCGGCAAACTCTCCGACGGCCTGGGCCGCCTCCGGGCCGCAATGGGAGACCCCTTCCGACGACTTCCGGACGGCTTCCTGCGCCTGGCGCCGCGCATCTTCCAGAAACCGCAGGGCTTCCCCGGAAACATCGCGGGCCCGCTTCAGATCCGCGTCCCTCTGCCGCAGATCCTCCCGGGCCCTGTCCCGGTCGTGTTCCGCCGCCTCTAGGTCGCGCCGGGATTCAGCCTCCCGCTCCACAAGGGCGTACCCCTCTCCGCCCTGCACGGTACGCAGCGAATCCGCCAGGGCCGATTCCCGCGACTCGGCCGACGCAAGCCGGTCCGTCGCGGATCCGACGGAGAGACGTCCTTCTTCGAGCGCGGCGGACGCCTCATCGTGATCCTGCCGCGCCTCGCGCATGGCCAACTCCGCCCCCACGTACTCGTACCGGGCGATCTTTTCCGTCTCCCGCCGGGCATCGCCCAGCCTCTCGAGGATATTCCGCAGGATGCCAAGCTCCGACTCGAGGTCGTCGAGATCGGCCTGGATGCCGTCGATCGCCCGAAGCGCGTCCCGCACTTCCCGGAATTCGGACTCGGCCGGCGGGGGAAGAAGGCCGATGAACAGATCGTCGAGGTTGCGGGCCCTTGCGACGAGCTCCCGGTACGACTTGGCCGCCGTAATCAACTCCATCACGCGCTGGTAGTCGTCCCGGTCCCGGTAGAGGAACTGGGCGAGCGCCGTCCGGTAACGTCCCTTGTCGAAAACCTTGTCCCGTCCGAGAATCTCTTCGAGCTCCGCGCGGTCGACGGGGCGGGGGCGCACAACGCCGTCCGGACACGTTTCTTCTGCGACGAGTCCCACCTCGTCGAGCCCCTTCGCCCGGGCGATGAACCCCCACACCTCCGGTTGGGCGTCGATGGAGGTCGCATATACTCCGACCCCGAAGGTGTGGAAGGTGACGTCGTCTTCTTCCCGGACCTCCACCGCGGCGTAGGCGACGCACTGGCCCCGCAGGGCGACGTCCTTCTCGAGGTCGTACCGCAAAACGATGCTTGCCAGGTTCCGCCCGGCATCGCTGCGGGGGCCGAAACGGGCGGCGGCGTTGAACTCCATGTCCACCCCGGCCGTCAGGGCGAAGTGAACGGCGTCGAGGACCGTCGTCTTCCCGCTCTGGTTGTCGCCCACCAGAAAAAGGTTGCGCCGGACGGGGAGCGTCTCGTCGACGAAGTTGTGGAAATTGATCAGGCGGATCCGGTGGATGTGGAAAATCCCGCTCATGCGCCTTCCCCGTTGGAACCGTCCTCGGCGGAAGGAGCGCCGTCGCTCCCCGGCGCCTCCTCGCCCGGGACCGCGGACCGGTAGGCCCGGATCACGATCTCCCGTGCCGCCTGGGAAGCGTCGTAGCAACGGATGCCGGGGAGAAACTCGTAGAGGGAATGCTCTTCCATTCCCGCGGGAAGCTCCTCTCCCGCCTCCGCGGCCTTCCGGTCCACCAGGCGCACGAACCGGTGCCGGTCGAGTTGAAGAAACAAGGGCCTGACGGCCTCGAAGATTCGCTGCTCCGACGGACACGCCTCCCCCGTCTCCTCCCGGAACCGGCGCAGCGCGAAGGCGACGAAGTCGGACAGGAGGAACCGCAGGGGACGGCCGTCGTCGGGAGAAACGTTCTGGCGGTGGAACTCCTCTTCGTGAAACTCGAGGAGGATGGCGAACAGAAGGCACTCGTCACGCCGCCGCAGGTCGAAGATGTCCCGTTGGGTGGGGCGCAAATGGTCATTGTACTGCCGCTCCTTGATGAGCCGCGCCACATGGCGGTCGACGTGAAGCCGCCAGCCGAAGAAATGTTCCACGAATTTCCGAACGCCGCTCTTGTTGCGGACAAGGAAGAGGAAGAGATCCGGATCGTCCTCGCGGTAGAAGAAGGTGGATTCGGTGAGGACGTTCAACACGGCGCGGACCCGCTCAGCCCCCTTCTTCTCGAGTGCGAGGGTCAGGAGCTCCCCGGCGGCGCCGGTCCGCTCGTCCGTCACGATTTCCCTCCGTCGTCGCGCCGGAAGAGAAGGTCGGGGGCGTCGAACTCCCCTTCCTCGAAAGCGAATCGGGCCCGCTCCCCGTTCCGTGGATCCTTGTCCCGGTGGATGCGATACGAAAGATACCGGCGATCCCTGCCGGCCCGCAGATTGTGGGCTTTCACCGCCGCCAGGAGCGTCCGGGCATCCCCGACCCCATCGAGATCCGCCGCGGAAAGAAGCGCCACGGCCTCGCTGCGCAGGATCCGCTCCTCGACGAACCGCCCCAGTTCATGGAGCCGCCCGCGGTGGAGGGCCCTAACCTGGCCGGGCCTTCCCTCTTTCGCAGAGAGGTATGCACCGACCCTGCCTGCGCGGACGACACGATAACGCCTTGCGGGCCTCGGCAGCGGTGCGCGGTCGTCGGGAGTCCCCGTGCGCAGGTCGGTGACAAGATGCGCCGAGGCGAAGAGCGCGTTGACCCAGCGGTTGGCGGCCGCCACCTCGTCGTCCCCGATCCTGGCCATCTCCCGGCTGCGGTCCCGCAACGTCTCGATCCGGATGTTCCGCGCCCGGACGCCGGCGATGTGGGCATGAAGGCGCTTGACGACATCCCTTGCCGCCGCATGTACCCGCTCCAGCAAGAGGTCGTACTGGCCTCCCGGGGCGAAAAAAGGGACGAGCCGCTCGCAGACGGCCAGCGGATCGGGCCAGCTTCCCGCGGACGGCGCGGCAAAGGGATCCTCCCGGAGGTGTCGATCGACGGTATCCCGGGTTGCGCGAAGGGTTTGCGCGTAGCCGCGCCCGAGGAGCTTCTTCGCCGTACGATGGAGTTTGCGGGCACGTTCCGTCGCCTCGGCGATATAGTCCTCCACGTATCGTTCCAGGCGCTCTACGACCTCCGCAAGCGCCTCGAGGCGGAAAGGACTCACGGCGAAGGCGACAAGGGCCGCATCGAAGGCGGACAGCTCGCGGGCGGCGTCGTCTACTTTCCGGTCCGCCTCGGCGCACAGGTAGGCCACGCGCAGACACTTCTCACGGTACTCGTGCTCCACAACCGCCCGATCGACGTCACTCGGGCCCTCCCGGTCGATTCCGTCCGGCGCGGAATCCGCGGAACCGGCGTCTTCGTCCGCATCTTCGTCCGAACCCGGTGGTGTCGCAACCTTTTTCCGCATCATGGAAGCAAGACGAAGCGCCTCGTTGAGCCGGTCCGCCGCATCCCTCAGGAAATGGGAGCCGTGCCCGGACAGGGCTGCGGCATCGAGACGGGAGCGCCCTTCGAGAAATTCGAGGATCGCGGCCGTTTCGTCATCGAGGCGACAGAGGAATTTCCGGAGGTGCCGGTCCGCGAGCGTCTCGATCCGCCGCGGTTCGAGGCGCCTCGGCGCCAGGTTTCCCCAGTCTTCGATCTGCGCGATGTCCGCCCGGAACGTGTCGGCGTCGTAGTTCCCCGGCTCCACGCCGGGGACCACGTTCAGGGATTCGACCATGAGATCGTCGTAATAAACCTCGATCCGATGGGCACGTCGATGTTGGAGGAGGAGCCAAAGGATGGCCGCGTAGGCCCTTCGCCGCTCCGCCGACAGGAAACGGAACCGTTCACCCGGGATGGCCCCGATGATCGCTTGAAGATTCTGGAAATCACTCCCGGCCATAGCGGGATACTTTACCAGAAATCCATTTCATGCGCGCCGGCGGCCATGATTCGGTCGGCGGTAGCCGGCATCCGCCGCCTCCACGTATATCTACCATCCATCTACCGGGATGGCGGTGTCCTCGGCCAGGACCTTCAGACAGGAGCGATAGGCGTAGACGCAGTCGCGCTGCCTGCCGGTGGTCTCACCGATAATCCCCGCTTGCAGGTCGATAAGCCGTCACGATCCGAACGTTGTCATCCTTGCCGTCGACTGCAAACAGGGCATGAAAATGATACGGGGTTTAGCTGCTTTCGCCGAGGGTGGCAAGCAGCGATAGGACAGCGGTTTCGAAGGGCACAAGATCTTCCTTGGTGGTCTCCCATACGATATCGAGATCGACCCCGAAATA belongs to Deltaproteobacteria bacterium and includes:
- a CDS encoding AAA family ATPase; translation: MSGIFHIHRIRLINFHNFVDETLPVRRNLFLVGDNQSGKTTVLDAVHFALTAGVDMEFNAAARFGPRSDAGRNLASIVLRYDLEKDVALRGQCVAYAAVEVREEDDVTFHTFGVGVYATSIDAQPEVWGFIARAKGLDEVGLVAEETCPDGVVRPRPVDRAELEEILGRDKVFDKGRYRTALAQFLYRDRDDYQRVMELITAAKSYRELVARARNLDDLFIGLLPPPAESEFREVRDALRAIDGIQADLDDLESELGILRNILERLGDARRETEKIARYEYVGAELAMREARQDHDEASAALEEGRLSVGSATDRLASAESRESALADSLRTVQGGEGYALVEREAESRRDLEAAEHDRDRAREDLRQRDADLKRARDVSGEALRFLEDARRQAQEAVRKSSEGVSHCGPEAAQAVGEFADAALAIEAGVPFDSAVIRKPFQTLRAALSGAALAAGRMEARAEGEFRRLYDEARGKELEADAVRERAEVLPDIPRYEELLAVLQGQAVGAVPFYRLLELSPELPESAGSVLECFLGPRVLAAVVAPASCHAAARAAVLAHGHGVEILDAEDLRKRRDPAAPGTLPAFLATVGDEEPGFLALSYLARIAGDVRVLPPEKGRDGHGRVLWTDGRMYDEGAESRIDPGPPRFFGEEARKTAALAEESRLRREAVELRREAGIAEKEAADRRSAVSACRAAGEALDAATPELLLARKDHADAAAKSVAAVEASLTSATVAAEAAEARVGMCRDRQADLSAAVAAQGLAQLRQRAAELEKELDSARLEKEEALKGLERRRAAVEEKEKRLAGVRSRREAAESEAERRKEALRNLIEPAHRADVDDYVFRLMRGSQIQPANIKDLVLSAHNARTKAFSVIQSSDGIRNERIYHRYGFRLDEEHREVRDPSGRPVEEAYGVREEEVRSLQTALDDKTRDLLERVVMAGLVRRLQGQVRDLEETIRGINRLAADLSFGQSRFQFSLKKRTEYRRLLELLQEESILQPAVREELRDFFQARLDEFKRSREGDVPEVLDYRRWFEYVLLVSSRRDGEASELPRQRLRFGSGGEQAVPTYLLVIAVASLLFNRTGARLRLLLLDEAFLGIDAGRREVLLQFADRAGVDFIVATPELDGVTPALQASSTLFIEKTPEQDVFVSDFHWQRPEVQASLFEKQPDVRPEDLVIGFPPKP
- a CDS encoding TIGR02678 family protein, which produces MTDERTGAAGELLTLALEKKGAERVRAVLNVLTESTFFYREDDPDLFLFLVRNKSGVRKFVEHFFGWRLHVDRHVARLIKERQYNDHLRPTQRDIFDLRRRDECLLFAILLEFHEEEFHRQNVSPDDGRPLRFLLSDFVAFALRRFREETGEACPSEQRIFEAVRPLFLQLDRHRFVRLVDRKAAEAGEELPAGMEEHSLYEFLPGIRCYDASQAAREIVIRAYRSAVPGEEAPGSDGAPSAEDGSNGEGA